GAGAGAACTGTCATAAATCATCTTTTTCAGCTTATTGTGCTTCATTATTTCAAAAAGAAccttgaactgaaaaaaaaaaaaaattctacaccAGAACagactttctgaaccgcttgtcccatacggggtagcggggagccggagcctaacccggcaacacaggacaaaatgctggaggggggacacccaggacgggatgccagtccatcacaaggaaccccaagcaggacttgaactccagacccagtggagagcaggacccggtcaaaaccactgtgccactgcgccccccctcaGCACATTGCACACATTGCACTTTTATCGaacctttaatattggactACACGTTTGTAtcctatttcattttattatttattttttatacgggggtgcggtggcgcagtgggttggaccacagtcctgctctctagtgggtctggggttcgagtcctgcttggggtgccttgcgacggactggcgtcccgtcctgggtgtgttccctccccctccggccttatgccctgtgttaccgggttggctccggttccctgtgacccctgtatgggacaagcggttctgaaagtgtgtgtgtatttattttattatttattctttcctgttttcatcattatatattccttGTATTCCTGGACTGTGTTCCTAGTTTCTACTTATTTGTCTGTACCGCGGGCTGTCGGAtatgcatttcactgcacgtcatacattgtgtttgtgacaaataaaaacttgaaacttCAAATGCACTCATGCGTATAACAGccgtgtgtgtgatgtgtagaGCAGAGCATAGTGTGTTTGCTGGATCGGAAGTacagcccagcagctgctgctcaacAACAGGGTGTTATATGTGTATAGAATAAACATCAGAGTGAGCAAGTGGTGTGGATCTGATCTCCTTCAGAAAACACTCCCAAGTCTCCTGACatcagtgacacagcagtgatgaagaaGACACCAATCACACAGACAGGAGGAagagtctcacacacaccatcatcatgAGCATCTGAAGGCAACTCTTCAGgacaaacacacttacatttccttggtcctggtctgatcctgcactgtccaccatggtccacactgCAGGAGAAGcaaaaggacacacagtgactgagagacacacacagcctgtctatgaagtgtgtggaaatacagAGCCCTGTGACATGTATGTGGGTTAgcagtaatcacacacacacacacacacacacacacacacacacacacacacacacacacacacacacacagtacttacTGCACTGTCTCCAGTCTACAGTGTGGATCCtccagtagatcagagagcagcttcactcctgagtctcctgagtgattgtagctcagatccagttctctcaggtgtgaacaggggttcgaaagcagagctgaagccagaaaagcacagcctctctctgtgacacaacagccagacagtctgtagagagacacacacacacacacgctgaacaCTGTATTCTCACTGATACACACATTACTGATCATGTACAGTGTTTATTccccagtagtactgacctcagtgtgtccagattacagtgtttattccccagtccagcagagagtatcttcactcctgaatcctgcaggtcattgtcactcaggtctaactctctcaggtgtgaagagTTTGAGATGAGAACAGAGGTcagagcttcacagcatctctctgtcaGACCACACTGGATCAGCCTGGAAATGATATCATTTTAAACATGTGAAACGATGAAGTATTCAGTTCAATGTttacaaatatttcagattCATGCATTGTCTTgataaatatgacattttgtaaatgacagtaacattgtaaatttctttttaaaagaataaggATTTCTTTAAGTACGTTTGATATGTTTCATGCATGCAGTATAATTAAGAATTAAGGGTTAATAGTaatgacactcacacacacacacacacacacacacacacagttcttaCTGCACTGTCTCCAGTCTACAGTGTGGATCCTCCAGTAGATCAGacagcagcttcactcctgagtctcctgggtgattatagctcagatccagttctctcaagtgtgaacaggggttcgaacgtagagctgaagccagagaatcACAGCCTCTCTCTCTGATACCACAGTTAGACAGTctgtagagacacacacacacactaaacactGTATTCTCACTGATACACACATTACTGATCAGGTACAGTGTTTATTATTccccagtagtactgacctcagtgtgtccagtttacagtgtttgttcctcagtccagcagagagtatcttcactcctgaatcctgcaggtcattgtcactcaggtctaactctctcaggtgtgaagagTTTGAGATGAGAACAGAGGTcagagcttcacagcatctctctgtcaGACCACACTGGATCAGCCTGGAAATGATATCATTTTAAACATGTGAAACGATGAAGTATTCAGTTCAATGTttacaaatatttcagattCATGCATTGTCTTgataaatatgacattttgtaaatgacagtaacattgtaaatttctttttaaaagaataaggATTTCTTTAAGTACGTTTGATATGTTTCATGCATGCAGTATAATTAAGAATTAAGGGTTAATAGTaatgacactcacacacacacacacacacacacacacagttcttaCTGCACTGTCTCCAGTCTACAGTGTGGATCCTCCAGTAGATCAGacagcagcttcactcctgagtctcctgggtgattgtagctcagatccagttctCTCAAGTGTGAACAGCGGTTCGAACgtagagctgaagccagagaatcACAGCCTCTCTCTCTGATACCACAGTTAGACAGTctgtagagacacacacacacactaaacactGTATTCTCACTAATACACACATTACTGATCACGTACCGTGTTTATTccccagtagtactgacctcagtgtgttcaggttacagtgtttgttcctcagtccagcagagagtatcTTCACTCCTAAATcttgcaggtcattgtcactcaggtctaagtctctcaggtgtgaagagTTTAAGGTCAGAACTGAGGACAGAGCTCCACAGCATCTCATTGTCAGTCTACATTGTTTCAGCCTGGAAAAGATAACATTTAGATGGATATTTGTACATAGAAACAGTCCATTAATTTGCAAAGTAATGTATGTGGTGAGGGgagtgcgatggcgcagtgggttggaccacagtcctgctctccggtgggtctggggttcgagtcccgcttggggtgccttgtgacggactggcgtcccgtcctgggtgtgtcccctccccttctggccttacgccctgtgttaccgggtaggctccggttccccgtgaccccgtatgggacaagcggttctgaaaatgtgtgtgtgtgtatgtggtgaTAACTGTAAAGTgcctttcagttttattattaatcttaCATTACCATTCGACCAGAGTACTTACAGTGCTGTTTTGGAGATCTTGAGCActggcagcagcctcagaagACCTTCCTCTgatctgatgtatttcttcaggtcaaacacatccagttctgtgtctgacatcagtaacacaaaggccagagctgaccactgtgCAGGTGAGAGGTGTTTGACTGAAAGATTCCCTGAGCTCAGGTAACCTTGGACTTCCTCCACTAAAGAATTGTCATTGAGTTCATTAAGACAGTGGAACAGATTGATGGTTCTCTCTGGAGACAGATTTTCTCTGATCTTCTTCTtgatgtactgcactgtcttgtcAGTATCAAATGATCTGATTCTTCTCTCTGTCAGTAGCCCATATAACAGACTCTGACTGGAATCCAttgaaaggccaagaaggaagcggaggtaaaggtccaagtgtccattcttgctctGTAAGGCCTGATCCACTGATTTGTTCAAAAAGTCAGACCAGTTTTCTGTATGAGCTGCAATCTGTTTAATAAAACTGTAttgcttgtttctttttaatactgaaaacaaagcagcaagatactcctgaacactcagatgcacaaagcagtaaaccttcctTTGGTATAACCCACATTCCTCtttgaagatttctgtacacactccagagtacactgaagcttcactgacatcaatgcCACACTCTTTGAgatcttcctcataaaatatgaggTTTCCTGTCTCAAGGTTTCTAAAAGCCAGTTCCCCCAGTTTTAGAAGGAATTCTCtgtctgattttaaaatgttataaagCTCATTTTCTCGTTCCTTCTGATACTTCTCATTCTTTAAACTTGACTGAAAGATgatgaagtgtgtgtacatctgagtCAGAGTCTTGGGGATTTCTCCACTGTTTTCATTACCAAACAGCTTCTCAAGAACAatggctgaaatccaacagaagacaggaatatgacacatgatgtagagaCTCCTTGTtgacttcacatgtgtgatgaTCCTATTGACCAGGTCCTGATTGCTGAACCTCTTCCTGAAGTACTCCTCCTTCTGAGGATCATTGAACCCTCGTATCTCTGTCACCTGGTGGACACATTCAGGAGGGatctgacctgctgctgctggtctggaggttacccagatgagagcagagggGAGCAGATTCCCCTTAATGAGGTTGGTTAGCAACACATCCAAAGATGTTGTCT
Above is a genomic segment from Scleropages formosus chromosome 5, fSclFor1.1, whole genome shotgun sequence containing:
- the LOC108932016 gene encoding NACHT, LRR and PYD domains-containing protein 3-like, whose translation is MYLVVCICRPGFHRDPYLLCPSPGPEMESCASEISHSGECKEWEPSSEMTLNRVQQERRDSPEPSCVSMKSDRSMEQPIRFQQGQVSTDGRNQLKRCDSAHQQVDLSAVFKSLEDKAVKFLRDELNKLKRNLSQDYPACLEPQADNDLDSEAEIQKMCGREGALKITLYILRTMNQKDLADTLEKNEFLMKYQYKYRCNLKKKFECVFEGKAKQGNPVLLNKIYTELYITKGGTGGINDEHEVRLIETATKSPGVQDAAIQCSDIFKPLPGETTPIRTVLTTGVAGIGKTVSVHKFILDWAEGKGNQDIHLIFAFPFRDLNLMKGQDYSLIELIHHFIPELKELGSAELERCKILFIFDGLDESRLPLDFKNNQSWFDVTKTTSLDVLLTNLIKGNLLPSALIWVTSRPAAAGQIPPECVHQVTEIRGFNDPQKEEYFRKRFSNQDLVNRIITHVKSTRSLYIMCHIPVFCWISAIVLEKLFGNENSGEIPKTLTQMYTHFIIFQSSLKNEKYQKERENELYNILKSDREFLLKLGELAFRNLETGNLIFYEEDLKECGIDVSEASVYSGVCTEIFKEECGLYQRKVYCFVHLSVQEYLAALFSVLKRNKQYSFIKQIAAHTENWSDFLNKSVDQALQSKNGHLDLYLRFLLGLSMDSSQSLLYGLLTERRIRSFDTDKTVQYIKKKIRENLSPERTINLFHCLNELNDNSLVEEVQGYLSSGNLSVKHLSPAQWSALAFVLLMSDTELDVFDLKKYIRSEEGLLRLLPVLKISKTALLKQCRLTMRCCGALSSVLTLNSSHLRDLDLSDNDLQDLGVKILSAGLRNKHCNLNTLRLSNCGIRERGCDSLASALRSNRCSHLRELDLSYNHPGDSGVKLLSDLLEDPHCRLETVQLIQCGLTERCCEALTSVLISNSSHLRELDLSDNDLQDSGVKILSAGLRNKHCKLDTLRLSNCGIRERGCDSLASALRSNPCSHLRELDLSYNHPGDSGVKLLSDLLEDPHCRLETVQ